A region from the Halomonas piscis genome encodes:
- the atpA gene encoding F0F1 ATP synthase subunit alpha, with the protein MQQLNPSEISDIIKQRIEKLDVASEARNQGTIVSVSDGIVKVHGLEDAMFGEMIEFPGSIFGMVLNLERDSVGAVVLGDYLKLEEGMVAQCTGRILEVPVGPELVGRVVDALGNPIDGKGDINTKMTDAVEKVAPGVITREGVDQPIQTGFKAIDAMVPIGRGQRELIIGDRQIGKSAIAIDAIINQKGTGVTCVYVAIGQKQSTVANMVRKLEEHGAMEHTIIVCAGAADPAPMQFLAAYAGCTMGEYFRDRGEDALIVYDDLSKQAVAYRQVSLLLRRPPGREAFPGDVFYLHSRLLERAARVNEDYVEKFTDGEVTGKTGSLTALPIIETQGGDVSAFVPTNVISITDGQIFLQTDLFNSGVRPAIDAGLSVSRVGGSAQTKIIKKLGGGVRLALAQYRELAAFAQFASDLDEATRKQLEHGQRVTELMKQKQYMPMSVAQMALSLFAANEGHLDDIEVDKVLDFESALHDYAKAEHAALMDKINQSGDYDDETKDGLKSILEQFKATQTW; encoded by the coding sequence ATGCAGCAACTGAATCCTTCCGAGATCAGCGACATCATCAAGCAGCGTATCGAGAAGCTTGACGTCGCATCCGAAGCCCGTAATCAGGGCACCATCGTCAGCGTCTCTGACGGCATCGTGAAAGTTCACGGCCTCGAAGACGCGATGTTTGGTGAAATGATTGAATTTCCCGGCAGCATTTTCGGCATGGTGCTCAACCTCGAGCGCGACTCCGTGGGCGCTGTGGTGCTGGGCGACTACCTTAAGCTGGAAGAAGGCATGGTCGCCCAGTGCACCGGCCGCATTCTGGAAGTGCCGGTAGGCCCCGAGCTCGTCGGCCGCGTGGTGGATGCCCTGGGCAATCCCATCGACGGCAAGGGCGACATCAACACCAAGATGACCGACGCGGTGGAAAAGGTCGCCCCGGGCGTTATCACCCGCGAAGGCGTTGACCAGCCGATCCAGACCGGCTTCAAGGCCATCGACGCCATGGTGCCGATCGGCCGCGGCCAGCGCGAGCTGATCATCGGCGACCGCCAGATCGGCAAGTCGGCCATCGCCATCGACGCCATCATCAACCAGAAAGGCACTGGCGTGACCTGCGTGTACGTGGCCATCGGCCAGAAGCAGTCCACCGTTGCCAACATGGTGCGCAAGCTCGAAGAGCACGGCGCGATGGAACATACCATCATTGTCTGTGCCGGCGCCGCCGACCCGGCCCCCATGCAGTTCCTCGCGGCCTACGCGGGCTGCACCATGGGCGAGTACTTCCGCGACCGCGGCGAAGATGCGCTGATCGTCTACGACGACCTGTCCAAGCAGGCCGTGGCCTACCGTCAGGTATCGCTCCTGCTGCGCCGTCCGCCGGGCCGTGAGGCCTTCCCCGGCGACGTCTTCTACCTCCACTCGCGTCTGCTCGAGCGGGCCGCGCGGGTCAACGAAGACTACGTCGAGAAGTTCACCGACGGCGAAGTGACCGGCAAGACCGGCTCGCTGACGGCGCTGCCGATCATCGAGACCCAGGGCGGCGACGTCTCCGCGTTCGTTCCCACCAACGTGATCTCGATCACCGACGGCCAGATCTTTCTGCAGACCGACCTTTTCAACTCGGGCGTTCGCCCGGCGATCGACGCCGGTCTTTCGGTTTCCCGGGTGGGCGGCTCGGCCCAGACCAAAATCATCAAGAAGCTGGGTGGCGGCGTGCGCCTGGCGCTGGCTCAGTACCGCGAGCTGGCGGCCTTTGCCCAGTTCGCCTCGGATCTGGACGAAGCCACGCGCAAGCAGCTGGAACACGGCCAGCGCGTCACCGAGCTGATGAAGCAAAAGCAGTATATGCCGATGTCCGTGGCGCAGATGGCGCTGTCGCTGTTCGCCGCCAACGAAGGCCACCTGGACGATATCGAGGTGGATAAGGTGCTGGACTTTGAAAGCGCCCTGCACGATTACGCCAAGGCGGAACATGCAGCGCTGATGGACAAGATCAATCAGTCTGGCGACTACGACGATGAGACCAAGGACGGTCTGAAGTCGATTCTGGAACAGTTCAAGGCCACTCAGACCTGGTAA
- a CDS encoding ParA family protein: protein MSQIIALTNQKGGVGKTTSAVNLAASLAALGRRVLLVDLDPQGHASMGSGIDKHALDASVLDVLLDDRSAREAIIGDSPAGFDVLPGNGDLTAAEVELLQVDERQSRLARALRPLSDDYEIILIDCPPSLNMLTVNALTAADGVLIPLQCEFYALEGLSALLGTIEQIQQSVNPDLEISGILRTMYDKRMSLTREVDSQLRGYFGDRLLKATIPRNVKVAEAPSHGLPVSHYARFSRGSQAYRVLAKEMLGRLAL, encoded by the coding sequence GTGAGCCAGATCATCGCCCTGACCAACCAGAAAGGCGGCGTGGGCAAGACCACGTCCGCCGTCAATCTTGCTGCCAGCCTGGCCGCGCTCGGGCGTCGTGTCCTTCTGGTCGACCTTGATCCCCAGGGGCATGCGAGCATGGGCAGCGGCATCGACAAGCACGCGCTGGACGCCAGCGTGCTCGACGTGCTGCTGGACGACAGGTCCGCCCGGGAGGCCATCATCGGTGATTCACCGGCGGGGTTTGACGTGCTGCCGGGCAACGGCGATCTGACCGCCGCCGAGGTCGAGCTTTTGCAGGTCGACGAGCGTCAGAGCCGTCTGGCCCGGGCACTGAGGCCGCTTTCCGACGATTACGAGATTATTCTCATCGACTGTCCGCCGTCGCTGAACATGCTCACGGTCAACGCGCTCACCGCCGCCGACGGTGTGCTGATCCCGCTGCAGTGCGAATTCTATGCCCTTGAGGGCCTCTCGGCGCTGCTGGGCACCATCGAACAGATCCAGCAGAGCGTGAATCCCGATCTCGAGATTTCGGGTATCCTGCGGACCATGTACGACAAGCGCATGAGCCTGACCCGGGAAGTCGACAGCCAGCTGCGCGGCTATTTTGGCGATCGGCTGCTCAAGGCCACCATTCCGCGCAACGTCAAGGTAGCCGAAGCGCCGAGCCATGGCCTGCCGGTGAGCCACTACGCGCGGTTTTCCCGGGGCAGCCAGGCCTACCGCGTGCTGGCCAAGGAAATGCTCGGCCGCCTGGCGCTGTGA
- the atpE gene encoding F0F1 ATP synthase subunit C, with protein sequence MELIYVAASLMIGLGALGTGIGFAILGGKLIESTARQPEMGDELQVKTFLMAGLLDAVPMIGVGIAMYLIFVVAG encoded by the coding sequence ATGGAACTCATCTACGTTGCCGCTTCCCTCATGATCGGCCTGGGCGCTTTGGGCACCGGAATCGGCTTTGCCATTCTGGGTGGCAAGCTGATCGAATCGACCGCGCGTCAGCCGGAAATGGGTGATGAGCTGCAGGTGAAAACGTTTTTGATGGCGGGTCTGCTTGACGCCGTGCCGATGATCGGCGTGGGTATCGCGATGTACCTCATCTTCGTTGTTGCCGGTTAA
- a CDS encoding amino acid ABC transporter ATP-binding protein, producing MNATTQSTPTAQPDRNASPIVHMQKLNKHFGSLHVLKDIDLEIVPGEVVVVIGASGSGKSTLIRCINGLEEFQQGSLDVADKTLRPHGRGEQALQQIRTEVGMVFQQFNLFPHLSVRDNVTLAPIKVRGTGRQDAIRNATRLLERVGIEDQAHKYPSQLSGGQQQRVALARALAMEPRLMLFDEPTSALDPEMIGEVLDAIRELAREGMTMVVVTHEMGFAREVADRVIYIHQGEITEQGPPEQLFDAPQHERTQNFLARILKH from the coding sequence ATGAACGCAACGACGCAATCGACCCCAACCGCGCAGCCTGACCGGAACGCATCGCCTATCGTGCACATGCAAAAGCTCAACAAGCACTTCGGCAGCCTGCACGTGCTCAAGGATATCGATCTGGAAATTGTTCCCGGGGAAGTCGTGGTGGTGATCGGCGCCAGCGGCTCGGGAAAATCCACCCTGATCCGCTGCATCAACGGCCTGGAGGAGTTTCAACAGGGATCCCTCGACGTCGCCGACAAGACGCTGCGCCCTCACGGTAGAGGCGAACAGGCGCTGCAGCAGATCCGCACCGAAGTCGGCATGGTGTTTCAGCAGTTCAACCTGTTCCCTCACCTCAGCGTGCGCGACAACGTTACCCTGGCACCGATCAAGGTGCGCGGTACCGGCCGCCAGGACGCCATCCGCAACGCTACCCGCCTGCTGGAGCGCGTGGGTATCGAGGATCAGGCCCACAAGTACCCGTCGCAGCTCTCCGGCGGCCAGCAGCAGCGCGTGGCCCTTGCCCGGGCGCTGGCCATGGAACCGCGGCTGATGCTGTTTGACGAGCCGACGTCAGCCCTGGACCCGGAGATGATCGGCGAAGTGCTGGATGCCATACGCGAGCTGGCCAGGGAAGGCATGACCATGGTGGTCGTCACCCACGAGATGGGCTTTGCCCGGGAGGTAGCCGACCGCGTGATTTATATCCACCAGGGTGAAATCACCGAACAAGGCCCGCCCGAGCAGCTGTTCGACGCGCCGCAGCACGAACGTACCCAGAACTTCCTCGCCCGGATACTCAAGCACTGA
- a CDS encoding SDR family oxidoreductase, whose translation MEDRVLLITGASSGIGAATARAAAEKGFRLVLAARSVDKLDALAEEIGADRVMTVSCDVTSMDDQQAMVEQALERFGRLDAVFANAGRGGSPGGFSAADPEQWKDMLMTNVYGLGLTLQATLPALKESQGHMLLTGSAAGRATIPGSMYSASKWAVTGIGHNLREELRGSGMRVTLIEPGMVDTPFFDEPPAHAMKDEDIANAVIYALGQPAHVDVNEILVRPTPARE comes from the coding sequence ATGGAAGACCGCGTACTGCTGATCACCGGTGCCTCGAGCGGCATCGGCGCCGCGACGGCTCGCGCCGCCGCAGAGAAGGGCTTTCGCCTGGTACTGGCGGCGCGCAGCGTCGACAAGCTCGACGCGCTCGCCGAGGAAATCGGCGCCGACCGGGTGATGACCGTGAGCTGCGACGTGACCTCGATGGACGATCAGCAGGCCATGGTCGAGCAGGCGCTCGAGCGTTTCGGCCGGCTGGATGCGGTCTTTGCCAACGCCGGGCGCGGCGGCTCTCCCGGCGGGTTCAGCGCAGCCGACCCCGAGCAGTGGAAGGATATGCTGATGACCAACGTCTACGGCCTGGGCCTGACTCTGCAGGCGACGCTGCCCGCCCTCAAGGAAAGCCAGGGGCATATGCTGCTGACCGGCTCTGCTGCCGGACGTGCGACCATTCCCGGCTCCATGTACAGCGCCAGCAAGTGGGCGGTGACCGGCATCGGCCACAACCTGCGCGAAGAGCTCCGCGGGTCGGGGATGCGCGTTACCCTGATCGAGCCCGGCATGGTGGATACGCCCTTCTTTGACGAGCCGCCGGCCCATGCCATGAAGGACGAAGACATCGCCAACGCGGTGATCTACGCCCTTGGCCAACCCGCCCACGTGGACGTCAACGAAATCCTGGTGCGCCCGACGCCGGCCAGGGAATAA
- a CDS encoding ATP synthase subunit I, translating into MQRNRFKRRRGYVYRLAVAQVSVSFACLLAGFVAGGTGGALDALKGALVAIVPQGLFVLRAGILNPRLGALQGARRLLRAEMGKFGLTVALFTLLFVVVPPSNPAFFFSAYVAVVLTHWLGPWLLRRHRSTYRGN; encoded by the coding sequence ATGCAACGAAACCGATTCAAGCGTCGCCGGGGCTATGTCTACCGGCTCGCTGTCGCGCAGGTAAGCGTTAGCTTTGCCTGCCTGCTGGCAGGGTTTGTCGCGGGTGGCACAGGCGGAGCGCTGGACGCGCTGAAAGGCGCGCTCGTTGCCATTGTTCCGCAGGGGCTCTTTGTGCTGCGGGCGGGCATCCTGAATCCGCGACTGGGCGCGCTACAGGGCGCCAGGCGCCTGCTGCGCGCTGAAATGGGCAAGTTTGGTTTGACGGTGGCGCTTTTTACCCTGCTGTTTGTCGTAGTGCCCCCCTCAAACCCCGCTTTCTTCTTTAGTGCTTACGTAGCGGTTGTTCTCACGCACTGGCTGGGCCCCTGGCTTTTGCGGCGGCATCGCTCAACTTATCGAGGTAACTAG
- a CDS encoding F0F1 ATP synthase subunit B, whose protein sequence is MNINMTLIGQTIAFAIFVWFCIKYVWPPISNALHERQKRIADGLDAASRASRDLEVAQEQANQTLRESKEQASAILEQANNRSAQIVEEAREEARAESERMIAGARAAIDQDMQRAREELRAQVAHLAVIGAERVLESTVDEKAHRKLLDELAAEL, encoded by the coding sequence GTGAATATCAACATGACGCTAATCGGACAGACGATCGCTTTCGCGATCTTTGTCTGGTTTTGCATAAAGTATGTGTGGCCGCCGATCAGCAATGCGCTTCATGAGCGCCAGAAAAGAATTGCTGATGGTCTGGACGCAGCAAGCCGCGCATCCCGCGATCTCGAGGTGGCGCAGGAACAGGCCAACCAGACGCTGCGCGAAAGCAAGGAGCAGGCGTCCGCGATTCTCGAGCAGGCGAACAATCGCTCTGCCCAGATAGTCGAGGAGGCGCGCGAGGAAGCACGCGCCGAGAGCGAGCGCATGATTGCCGGCGCCCGCGCCGCGATCGACCAGGACATGCAGCGTGCCCGTGAAGAGCTGCGCGCCCAGGTGGCTCACCTGGCGGTAATCGGCGCCGAGCGCGTGCTGGAAAGCACCGTCGACGAAAAAGCGCACCGCAAGCTGCTCGATGAACTGGCTGCCGAACTGTAA
- the atpB gene encoding F0F1 ATP synthase subunit A, producing the protein MAAGNEVAPAEYIQHHLINLTFGLHPENGWSIARTAEQASDMGFWAIHLDTMGWSLGMGFLFIWLFRKVGNAATTGVPGTLQSIIEVTFEFIENLTRSTFHNVNPIIGPLALTLFVWILMMNTLKIIPVDYLPGVFEKVGVDQMKIVPTTDLNATFGMALGVFILVLYYNFKIKGAGGFAKELSLKPFNHWALIPFNLLLEVVALLVQPFSLAMRLFGNMFAGEVIFILIALLPFWAIWLLDVPWAIFHILIVTLQAFIFTVLSVVYLNAAHERH; encoded by the coding sequence ATGGCAGCAGGAAACGAAGTCGCCCCGGCTGAATATATTCAGCACCACTTGATCAACCTGACGTTCGGGCTTCATCCGGAAAACGGCTGGTCCATCGCGCGGACGGCCGAGCAGGCAAGCGACATGGGCTTCTGGGCTATCCATCTGGATACCATGGGCTGGTCCCTCGGCATGGGTTTTCTGTTCATCTGGCTGTTTCGCAAGGTGGGTAACGCCGCGACTACCGGCGTGCCCGGCACGCTGCAAAGCATCATCGAGGTGACGTTCGAGTTCATCGAAAACCTCACCCGCTCCACCTTCCATAACGTCAACCCGATCATCGGGCCGCTGGCACTGACGCTGTTCGTCTGGATTTTGATGATGAACACGCTGAAGATCATACCGGTGGACTACCTGCCCGGCGTTTTCGAGAAAGTCGGCGTCGATCAGATGAAAATTGTCCCCACCACCGACCTCAACGCCACCTTCGGCATGGCGCTTGGCGTGTTTATTCTGGTGCTTTATTACAACTTCAAGATCAAGGGCGCCGGCGGGTTTGCCAAGGAGCTTTCGCTCAAGCCGTTCAACCACTGGGCGCTGATCCCGTTCAACCTGCTGCTCGAGGTTGTGGCGCTGCTGGTGCAGCCGTTCAGCCTTGCCATGCGTCTTTTCGGCAACATGTTTGCCGGCGAAGTGATCTTCATCCTGATCGCCCTGCTGCCGTTCTGGGCAATCTGGCTGTTGGATGTGCCCTGGGCGATCTTCCATATCCTGATCGTCACCCTGCAGGCCTTCATCTTTACCGTGCTGTCCGTTGTGTACCTGAACGCTGCACACGAGCGCCATTAA
- a CDS encoding amino acid ABC transporter permease, with protein MDVTFNFDWAAALASIPHLLPGIPWTLLISFGGLAIGFVIGIIFGLMRISPLRWMRWLAVVYIEVFRGTPILVQVLFIFYGLPQLLGGPINALTAGIAAIAINSGAYISEIVRGGVQSIDQGQREAALSLGLSRRQSFRYIIWPQALRRMVPPLGNQAIISIKDTSLFSVIGVGELVRQGQIYIATTFTAMEVYFMVALLYLAITWTLSILLAQLERRGLAGE; from the coding sequence GTGGACGTAACCTTCAACTTTGACTGGGCAGCGGCGCTCGCTTCGATCCCCCACCTGCTGCCCGGTATTCCCTGGACCCTGTTGATCTCGTTCGGCGGCCTCGCCATCGGCTTTGTCATCGGCATCATCTTCGGGCTGATGCGCATCAGCCCGCTGCGCTGGATGCGCTGGCTGGCCGTGGTCTATATCGAAGTGTTTCGGGGCACGCCGATTCTGGTCCAGGTGCTGTTCATCTTCTACGGCCTGCCCCAGCTGCTGGGCGGCCCCATCAACGCGCTGACCGCGGGGATTGCCGCTATCGCCATCAACTCCGGCGCCTACATTTCCGAAATCGTCCGCGGTGGCGTCCAGTCCATTGATCAGGGCCAGCGCGAAGCGGCGCTATCCCTGGGCCTGTCCCGCCGCCAGTCGTTTCGCTATATCATCTGGCCCCAGGCGCTGCGCCGCATGGTGCCGCCGCTCGGCAACCAGGCCATCATCAGTATCAAGGATACGTCGCTGTTTTCCGTGATCGGCGTCGGCGAGCTGGTCCGCCAGGGGCAGATCTATATCGCCACGACCTTTACCGCCATGGAAGTCTATTTCATGGTGGCGCTGCTGTATCTCGCCATTACCTGGACGCTTTCCATCCTGCTCGCGCAGCTCGAGCGCCGCGGCCTTGCCGGAGAATGA
- the rsmG gene encoding 16S rRNA (guanine(527)-N(7))-methyltransferase RsmG: MSQRASLPASTLLEKLPASVEKRLDQGLERLAIGVSEQQRRRLLGLVALLHKWNRAYNLTAVRDVDEMVSRHLLDSAAVLPFVRATTLIDVGAGPGFPGLVLAMLQPELEVTLLDSNGKKVRFQRQAIMELGLSNVIATQARVQAFDGGGFDQVISRAFASLTDFVSLTRGLPAADGEWLAMKGPGADDELEALPAGVALKQRHRLEVPFADAERQLLILTPEGGE; the protein is encoded by the coding sequence ATGAGCCAACGCGCATCGTTGCCCGCCTCCACGCTTCTGGAAAAGCTGCCGGCAAGCGTAGAAAAGCGGCTGGATCAGGGGCTTGAACGCCTGGCTATTGGCGTCAGCGAACAGCAGCGCCGCCGGCTGCTGGGGCTGGTTGCCTTGTTGCACAAGTGGAACCGGGCTTATAACCTCACCGCCGTGCGCGACGTTGACGAGATGGTTTCCCGCCACCTGCTGGACAGCGCGGCGGTGTTGCCGTTCGTGCGCGCGACCACGCTTATTGACGTGGGCGCAGGCCCCGGCTTTCCCGGGCTGGTGCTGGCGATGCTACAGCCCGAGCTTGAGGTCACCCTGCTCGACAGCAACGGCAAGAAGGTTCGCTTTCAGCGCCAGGCGATCATGGAGCTGGGCCTTTCAAACGTCATCGCCACCCAGGCCCGGGTGCAGGCATTCGACGGCGGCGGCTTTGATCAGGTGATCTCCCGAGCCTTTGCCAGCCTGACGGATTTCGTTTCCCTGACGCGCGGGTTGCCGGCAGCCGACGGCGAGTGGCTGGCGATGAAGGGCCCGGGCGCCGACGACGAGCTTGAAGCGCTGCCCGCCGGCGTGGCGCTCAAACAGCGCCACCGGCTGGAGGTGCCCTTTGCCGACGCCGAACGCCAGCTTTTGATTCTGACCCCGGAAGGAGGGGAGTAA
- the mnmG gene encoding tRNA uridine-5-carboxymethylaminomethyl(34) synthesis enzyme MnmG: MNYPDRFDVIVIGGGHAGTEAALASARTGCQTLLLTHNIETLGQMSCNPAIGGIGKSHLVKEIDALGGAMGLATDEGGIQFRVLNARKGPAVRATRAQADRVRYKSAIRRMLENQPHLTIFQQSAGDLIMDGDTVRGAVTETGIRFYGETVVLCTGTFLGGVIHIGGDKTLGGRAGDAPSNALAQRLRALPFRVDRLKTGTPPRIDAKTVDFSRLAEQPGDEPSPVMSYIGSREMHPRQMSCHIAHTNERTHEIIRANLDRSPMYSGSIEGVGPRYCPSIEDKVDRFADKASHQVFIEPEGLDTHELYPNGISTSLPFDVQLEFVRSIDGLENAHITRPGYAIEYDFFDPRDLHHSLETKFVHNLFFAGQINGTTGYEEAGAQGLLAGLNAARRARALEAWWPRRDEAYLGVLVDDLINMGTKEPYRMFTSRAEYRLLLREDNADLRLTATGRELGLIDDVRWQAFCAKRDAIEQENGRLASTWVQPSSAAGQKLAETLGKPLAREFTLAALLKRPELGYADIAALPGIEGKPVSDDTVAEQVQIQAKYQGYIDRQKEDIDKLKRHEATPLPDDLDYDRVDGLSNEIRQKLEEARPATLAQASRIAGMTPAAVSILLIHLKKHRLLNTADAGKKEAANG; encoded by the coding sequence TTGAATTATCCCGACCGCTTTGACGTCATTGTCATCGGCGGTGGCCATGCGGGAACCGAAGCCGCACTGGCCTCCGCCCGCACGGGCTGTCAGACCCTGCTGCTGACTCACAACATCGAAACCCTGGGGCAGATGTCGTGTAATCCCGCCATCGGCGGTATTGGCAAAAGCCACCTGGTCAAGGAAATCGACGCCCTGGGCGGCGCCATGGGGCTGGCCACGGACGAGGGCGGCATCCAGTTTCGCGTGCTCAACGCCCGCAAGGGCCCTGCGGTGCGCGCAACCCGCGCTCAGGCCGATCGCGTGCGCTACAAGAGCGCCATCCGCCGCATGCTGGAAAACCAGCCACACCTGACGATTTTTCAGCAGTCGGCAGGGGATCTGATCATGGACGGCGATACCGTCCGCGGGGCCGTCACCGAAACCGGCATTCGCTTTTACGGCGAAACCGTGGTGCTGTGCACCGGCACCTTTCTCGGCGGCGTTATCCACATCGGCGGGGATAAAACCCTGGGCGGCCGCGCCGGAGATGCGCCGTCCAACGCGCTGGCCCAGCGTCTGCGCGCGCTTCCCTTTCGCGTTGATCGGCTGAAGACCGGCACGCCGCCGCGGATTGACGCCAAGACCGTGGATTTTTCCCGGCTGGCCGAACAACCGGGGGATGAACCGTCACCGGTGATGTCGTATATCGGCAGCCGCGAGATGCATCCGCGTCAGATGAGCTGCCATATCGCTCACACCAACGAGCGAACCCACGAGATCATTCGCGCCAATCTTGATCGTTCGCCGATGTATTCCGGCAGCATCGAGGGCGTCGGCCCGCGCTACTGCCCGTCGATCGAGGACAAGGTCGACCGCTTTGCCGACAAGGCCAGCCATCAGGTCTTCATCGAGCCCGAAGGGCTGGATACCCACGAGCTCTATCCCAACGGCATTTCCACGTCGCTGCCGTTTGACGTTCAGCTGGAGTTCGTGCGCTCCATCGACGGGCTGGAAAATGCCCATATCACCCGCCCGGGCTACGCTATCGAATACGATTTCTTCGACCCCCGGGACCTGCACCATTCGCTGGAAACCAAGTTTGTCCACAACCTGTTTTTTGCCGGCCAGATCAACGGCACCACCGGCTACGAGGAAGCCGGCGCCCAGGGCTTGCTTGCGGGGCTGAACGCCGCCCGCCGGGCCCGGGCGCTTGAAGCCTGGTGGCCGCGGCGCGACGAGGCCTATCTGGGTGTGCTGGTGGACGATTTGATCAACATGGGCACCAAGGAGCCCTACCGCATGTTCACCTCCCGAGCGGAGTATCGCCTGCTGCTGCGCGAGGACAACGCCGACCTGCGTCTGACCGCCACCGGCCGCGAGCTGGGGCTGATCGATGACGTTCGCTGGCAGGCGTTTTGCGCCAAGCGCGATGCCATCGAGCAGGAAAACGGGCGCCTGGCGAGCACCTGGGTGCAGCCGAGCTCCGCGGCGGGGCAAAAGCTCGCCGAGACGCTGGGCAAACCCCTGGCCCGAGAGTTCACCCTGGCGGCTCTGCTCAAGCGTCCCGAGCTTGGCTATGCCGATATCGCCGCGCTGCCCGGCATCGAGGGCAAGCCGGTAAGCGACGATACCGTGGCCGAGCAGGTGCAGATCCAGGCCAAATACCAGGGCTACATCGATCGTCAGAAGGAAGATATCGACAAGCTCAAGCGTCACGAGGCCACGCCCCTGCCGGACGATCTCGACTACGACCGGGTCGACGGCCTGTCCAACGAGATCCGCCAGAAGCTGGAGGAGGCGCGTCCGGCGACGCTGGCTCAGGCCTCGCGCATTGCCGGAATGACGCCGGCAGCGGTATCGATACTGCTGATCCACCTGAAAAAGCACCGTTTGCTGAATACCGCGGACGCCGGCAAAAAAGAGGCTGCCAACGGATGA
- a CDS encoding ParB/RepB/Spo0J family partition protein produces MTRKRALGRGLDALIGSGTRQDGGNPGDDVAVPVDKDAPLPTEESTKGQGSESDGRLERLPLWQLARGKYQPRRDFHPEALEELADSIRSQGVMQPIVVRAVDEQRYEIIAGERRFRAAKLAELDVIPAIVRDVDDDAALALSLIENIQRENLNAVEEALALKRLGDEFALTQQQIADTVGKSRTQVANLLRLLTLESEVQTLLERGDLDMGHARALLALPGGQQTSVARDVVNRDLTVRATEALVKSVMAQAEAPAKKPQSQSVSPDVARLETRLSEQLGAPVSIKQGKKGKGALTIRYSSLEELDGILGRIK; encoded by the coding sequence ATGACGCGTAAACGCGCGCTGGGGCGCGGGCTGGACGCCCTGATCGGTTCCGGCACTCGCCAGGACGGTGGAAATCCCGGGGATGACGTCGCCGTACCGGTCGACAAGGATGCCCCCTTGCCGACAGAAGAGTCGACAAAAGGGCAGGGCAGCGAGAGCGACGGACGCCTGGAACGGCTGCCGCTGTGGCAGCTGGCCCGGGGCAAATATCAGCCCCGGCGCGATTTTCATCCCGAAGCGCTTGAAGAGCTTGCCGACTCCATCCGTTCCCAGGGCGTCATGCAGCCCATTGTGGTGCGCGCGGTAGACGAGCAGCGCTACGAAATCATCGCCGGCGAACGCCGCTTCCGCGCCGCCAAGCTCGCCGAGCTCGACGTCATTCCCGCCATTGTCCGCGACGTTGACGACGATGCCGCGCTGGCGCTTTCGCTGATCGAGAACATTCAGCGGGAAAACCTCAACGCCGTGGAAGAGGCGCTGGCCCTCAAGCGCCTGGGCGACGAGTTTGCGCTGACCCAGCAGCAAATCGCCGATACCGTGGGCAAGTCGCGGACCCAGGTCGCCAACCTGCTGCGCCTGTTGACGCTGGAAAGCGAGGTGCAGACCCTGCTCGAGCGTGGCGATCTGGACATGGGGCATGCACGGGCGCTGCTGGCGCTACCCGGCGGCCAGCAGACGAGCGTCGCCCGGGACGTGGTCAACCGCGATCTGACCGTGCGAGCCACCGAAGCGCTGGTGAAAAGCGTGATGGCTCAGGCCGAAGCGCCGGCGAAAAAGCCGCAGTCCCAATCGGTCTCGCCCGATGTGGCCCGGCTGGAAACCCGACTCAGCGAACAGCTGGGGGCGCCGGTATCGATCAAGCAGGGGAAAAAAGGCAAGGGTGCGCTGACCATTCGCTACTCGAGCCTGGAAGAACTGGACGGTATCCTGGGCCGTATTAAATAG
- a CDS encoding F0F1 ATP synthase subunit delta: MAEQSTVARPYAKAAYEYARDNDALKAWSDALALLGQVVLEPEVRRLLGSPQLSSAQKVAFLKELLADGKTAKATSDDLERFLAGLAEMHRLGALNAIAAQFEQLRAAYEQRIDVNVTSAFKLDDKQQATLLNALKKRLNREISITTQVDKSLIGGAILRAGDTVIDGSVRGRLNRLSEALTT, encoded by the coding sequence ATGGCGGAGCAATCCACCGTCGCTCGTCCTTACGCCAAGGCAGCGTATGAATACGCGCGCGATAACGATGCGCTCAAGGCCTGGTCCGACGCCCTTGCCCTGCTGGGGCAGGTGGTGCTCGAGCCCGAGGTTCGTCGCCTGCTCGGCAGCCCCCAGCTTTCCAGCGCGCAGAAAGTCGCGTTTCTGAAAGAGCTGCTGGCGGACGGCAAAACGGCCAAGGCGACCAGCGATGACCTTGAGCGCTTTCTGGCCGGCCTGGCAGAGATGCATCGGCTGGGCGCGCTCAACGCCATTGCTGCCCAGTTCGAGCAGCTGCGCGCAGCGTACGAGCAGCGTATCGACGTAAACGTGACGTCAGCCTTTAAGCTCGATGACAAGCAGCAGGCCACCCTGCTCAACGCGCTTAAAAAACGTCTGAATCGCGAAATCTCCATTACCACTCAGGTGGATAAATCGCTGATTGGCGGCGCCATCCTGCGCGCCGGCGATACCGTTATCGACGGCTCGGTGCGCGGTCGACTGAACCGCCTTTCCGAAGCGCTGACCACTTGA